TGTTGACTTTGGGCGTATTCTAACGGCAATGGTAACCCCGTTTAATCAGGATTTACAAGTTGATTTGAATTTAGCAAAAAATTTAGCCAGGCATTTGGTAAAATTGGGTAATGACGGTATAGTTGTTTCCGGGACTACAGGTGAATCCCCGACAATTACAAAACAAGAAAAACTTGATTTATTCAAAGCAGTTGTTGAAGAAGTTGGCGGGCAGGCTACTGTTGTTGCCGGAACCGGAGGGAATAACACTGCTGAAAGTGTAGAGCTTACTAAAGAAGCTGAAAAGCTTGGTGTTGACGGTGTAATGCTGGTAGTTCCTTATTATAATAAACCCTCCCAGGAGGGATTGTATCAGCACTTTAAAGTCGTAGCAGAAAGTACTGACTTACCTGTGATTCTTTACAATATACCTGGACGTTCGGCTATAAATATGACTCCTGCTACCGTAGCCAGGCTGGCTGAAATTGATAACATAGTAGGTATAAAAGAGGCAGCCGGAAATATGGATCAAGTAGCTGAACTGAAGAGGTTGCTTCCTTCAGATTTTGCTATATACAGTGGTGATGACTCTTTGACTTTGCCGATGCTTAGTGTAGGCTGTAAAGGAATAATAAGTGTAGCCGGGCATATAATCGCAGATAAAATTAAAGAAATGATTAATGCATATACATCCGGTAACATTACCCTGGCAGCGGAACTTCATTTAAAGCTGTTCCCGGTTTTTAAAGGCATGTTTATTACCAGTAACCCGACACCTGTTAAAACAGCACTAAATATGATTGGTGTGCAGGTGGGTGGAGTACGCTTACCCCTTGTTAATGCTACCGAGCAAGAAAAAGAGACGATTAAAAACTTGTTAAAAGAATTTAATCTAATATAAAAAAGACCCCGGGGCTTTGAGTTTGCCCTGGGGGTTCTTTTTTTGCGGTAACATTTTTTAGTTATAATTCAGGCACTTGTTAATTATATTAAAATCTATTATAATATGGATGAGATTTTTAGGGCGGCTTTCTAAATCCGGGTTAATTGCAATGTTTTCCCACCTTCTCCTAATTACACTCACCAATTTTTGAAAAATTTTACGATGAAACTTAGCTTTAGATCAAATATTTTTAGGAGGTGTGGAATTGGCACGTGATCTCAAATTGTCCCTAATTCCCCTTGGAGGGTTGGGGGAGGTCGGTAAAAATATGATGGTGGTGAGATACGGGGAAAACTTGCTCGTAATTGACGCTGGATTAATGTTTCCGGAAGAAGATATGCTAGGTATTGATTTAGTTATTCCGGATATTACTTATCTGCTTGAGAACAAGGACTTGGTGCGCGGCATAGTGCTTACGCACGGACATGAGGACCATATCGGAGCACTTCCTTATGTTTTGCGTAAAATTAATGTTCCGGTTTATGGTACGAAATTAACACTCGGTTTGCTGCAGGTTAAATTAAAGGAACAAAACCTTATGAATGACGTTGTACTGCATACAGTAAAACCCCGAGATACAGTAAATATCGGGCCGTTTAAGGTTGAGTTTATACGAGTTTCCCATAGTATACCGGATGCTGTGTCTGTTGCTATTCAGACGCCCATTGGTACTATTGTGCATACAGGAGACTTTAAAATAGATCAGACTCCTATTGACGGTGAGGTAACGGATTTTTATCGTTTTGCGCAATTAGGGGAAAAAGGAGTACTGGTTTTATTATCGGACAGTACCAATGTAGAGAGGCCCGGATATACGAAATCTGAGCGTACGGTAGGTAAATTTTTTGATGACACTTTTAGGACGGCTGAGGAAAGAATTATAGTAGCTACCTTCGCCTCAAATGTGCATAGGTTGCAGCAGGTAATCACCAATGCACATAAATACGGCCGAAAAGTAGCTGTAGTTGGCCGAAGCATGGTAAATGTTGTTAATATTGCTTATGATTTGGGATATCTTTATGTCCCTGAAGGAACTCTAATTGAGCTTGATGAAGCTAAAAAGCTACCTGGCGACCAGGTAGTAATTATGACAACCGGCAGTCAGGGAGAACCTATGTCAGCTTTAACCAGAATGGCTATGGCCGATCATAGACAGGTTGAAATAATGCCTGGGGATACGATTATTATTTCTGCTACGCCTGTGCCGGGAAATGAAAAGTTGGTCGCGCGAATTATTGATTTGCTTTTTAAACGAGGTGCCCATGTGTTTTATGAATCCTTCTCAGGCATTCATGCTTCGGGTCACCCCAGCCAGGAAGAACTGAAATTAATGTTTAATTTAACCCGTCCCAAGTTCTTTGTACCTGTTCATGGGGAATACCGGATGTTAGTTAAACATGCGGAATTAGCTCGTGGTATGGGTATTCCATCTGACAGGATTTTTGTAGCTGAAAACGGGCAAATTCTTGAGTTTACCCGTAAACAGGGGAGAGTTGCGGGTCGGGTAACGGCAGGAAAAATTCTGGTTGACGGTTTGGGTGTAGGAGATGTTGGAAATATTGTTCTTCGTGATCGTAAGCAATTGTCCCAGGATGGTATATTAATTGTAGTAGTTACCATTAATCGTGAAACAGGTCTGGTTGTGGCCGGTCCTGATATAGTTTCAAGAGGGTTTGTGTATGTACGAGAATCTGAAAGTTTAATGGAAGATGCCAGGTCTAGGGTGAAAATTGCTCTGGACAAATGTTCCGAGCGTAATATTACAGAATGGGCTGCCATAAAATCACAAGTACGAGATGCTTTAGTGAAATTTTTATATGAAAGAACTAGGAGAAGGCCGATGATTTTGCCTATCATCATGGAAGTGTAATATACCACCACTAAATCTCAAAGCCGGGAACCCTTGATATATGGGTTAGCCGGCTCTTCTATTATTATAGAAAATTTCCTACTATGAAGGTGGGCGGTGATGACTTCCGGGATTACCATTTTTGAATGGTATCCGCTGCATCATTAAAAAGCCTGTAAGAATAAAGAACCCGGCCACAGCCGGGAAAGTAACCATAATGACCACAATATTGCCTCGCTAAAAATATTTTATAAAAATAATTCCGGTTCTCTTCGATTAGCAAAATCAACTTCTAATTCATGTTTATGTCTTAAATAATCTTCATCATCAAAATATTTTGCCTGAGTAGGACATTTTTTAATACAGGCACCACATTTTATACAAATTCCATTTAATTTAGATACATCTTCATAATCTATGGAACCCATAGGACAGACATCCGCACAAAGTTTGCAATCGATACAATTGCTATTTGTTTTAGGTGTAACCTTTCTAATATCAACTGGGATACCATCTTTATTTATTGGCATATAATACTTTCTATAAGGTTTATTCCCTTTTACAAATACGGTTTGAACATTATCTTCTTGGGTTATTTTATTATATATTCGATTAGCAAAATCACTTACTATAGCCATATCTTTTTCATCGGGTCTGTTTTTGGCAAGAGTTTTAGAAAATGAGTGTTCTCCTATAAACGCACACCCTGCAATAACTTTAAAACCGTTTAATTCAAGAATATCTTTTAATTCTATTAAGGCATCGTCATAGTTTCTGTTTCCATAAACAACTACAGCAATTGCTATAGCACCATTACCTGCAATGGAATTTAAATATTTTAGTAATACATTTGGAACTCTTCCTGCATAGACCGGAACTCCTATAATGACTATATCTTCTTCTGTAAAAGATATTGTTTCTTTTCTAACTGCCGGCAGAGTAAAATCAATATTATTAATAGTTATATCCTTATCAATATTCTCTGAAAATTTTTTTATGATACCGGATACTATTTTCTTAGTTGTACCTGTCGGGCTAAAATACATTGAATTTAATCTTTTATACACAATAAGAGCCTCCTCTAAAAAATAATATTTAGATTGTATTAACCTCCTTACTATCTAATTACCGCACCAATCCAATTATAGGCATTAGTTGGGTATAGGCAGCTTGTTATATAAAATTGGTTAATTAATTGCAATAAATTATATTTTTTAATAATTAATTTATTTATTAAATTCAAACTTTTTTACGACATAATTTTAGTTGAATTTTATTATTTTCATAATCATTCTTTTTATTTTTTAAAGATCCTTCTTTGTTAATAAACATAAGTGATATTTTTATATTTTCTTTTTTCTTCTGCTTTCTATTTTCATCCTTCTCTTTATTAAGCCTCTTTATTAAGCCACCGGTTGTCCAGTAGTAACATATTGAAAGCTAACAGCACAATAAATATTACACCGGTTATCGCCTGTGTATTTTTTATTGTATTAAAAGCATACTAACACTAAATAAATTATTTTCATTTTTAAGGAGAGGATTATATGTCTTATGAAGAGTTAATTGGCCAAAATCCCGGAGTTTTTCCCTTCACACCGAACCAACCCGGAGTTAACCCGCCGCATCCTCCTGAGCATCAGCCGGATAATCCTGATCCTGCCAAAAAAGGTAAAAGAGTACAAGGTCGCAGTAAGGATACTATGAACACTGTAAAAGAATTAGGTTCTACTGACTTACCGGAAGTAAAAAGTAATATTCATTGTTTGACAATTGTCGGGCAGGTGGAAGGACACTTGGTGCTTCCTCCGCAAAATAAAACGACAAAATACGAACACATTATTCCTCAGTTAGTAGCTCTGGAGCAGAGTAAGGAAATCGAAGGAGTATTGATTATACTAAATACTGTGGGGGGCGATGTGGAAGCCGGCTTAGCAATCGCGGAGATGATTGCCGGATTATCTAAACCGACTGTTTCGGTTGTTTTGGGTGGAGGCCATTCCATCGGTGTACCGATTGCCACCAGTAGTTCCTATTCCTTTATAGCCGAGACAGCCAGTATGACAATTCATCCCATTAGGCTAAACGGTCTAGTAATTGGAGTTCCCCAAACGTACGAATATTTAGATAAGATGCAGGATAGAGTTGTGCGTTTTGTCACAGAGCATTCCCATTGTACGCAAGAAAAATTTAGAGAATTAATGTTTAGAACCGGAGAATTGGCCCGGGATATAGGGACGGTATTAATTGGTAAGGAAGCAGTAGATGTAGGTCTGATAGATGAAGTTGGCGGGTTAGGTAGAGCTGTTAGTAAACTTAATGAACTTATAGACGAATGGAAGCAAAGAGGAGAGGTGCCGCTGCAATGATTTTATACACCCCTATGCAGTTAGAATTAGTATTTGAAGGGTTGGAACCTCAACAGGAAACTGATTACCGGAAGGTATCTTATCAGGGGATACCATTATTAGTAAATTCCGCTGGGGAGGTGGTCCGAGTTTTAAGTACTGACCCGAATGATTTTATGCGCCCGGATATTTGCCCCGGGGCTAAAATAAATCAATGCATGTTCAAATAAAAAACCGGTTCTAAACGTTATTGCCCCGTGCTATAATACCTTGGGAGGTGTTTAGTCTGGAACTGACAGTTTTTCAAGCACTTATCTTAGGTATTGTGCAGGGGTTAGGTGAATTTTTGCCAATTTCCAGTTCAGCTCACCTGGTTTTAATTCCCTGGGCCTTTAATTGGCCTTATGCAGGGCTAACTTTTGATGTAGCTTTACATATGGGTACTCTTTTTGCTGTGGTGGCTTTTTTCTGGAAAGATTGGGTTTTATTGGCCTGGAATGGGTTAACACTGAAAAATAATAATGAGGGTAAACTTTTTTGGTATTTAGTGCTGGCTACTATTCCCGGTGCAGCGTTTGGTTGGTATTTTGAAGAGCAGGCTGAAACAATTTTCCGTACCCCTTTGTTAATTGGTACAATGTTGATCGTAATGGGCGTTATCCTATTTATTGTAGATAAAACGGCAAGTAACTTAAAGAACATTGCACAGATTAGTTTACCTGACAGCATATGGATTGGGCTTTCCCAGGCATTTGCCATTATTCCGGGGGTTTCCCGCTCCGGAGTAACCATGACTATGGCGCGTTTCTTGGGAATGTCCAGGGAATCGGCGGCAAGATTTTCTTTTTTGCTATCTACTCCTATTATCTTTGGTGCCGGAGTAGTGCAGTTAAAAAACATTTCACCGGGAGATATTACTACAGCTTTTCTGGTGGGAGTAATATCATCTGCTATTGTTGGCTTCCTGTCAATTAAATTCCTATTGCAATACTTAGCAGAGCGTAGTTTCGCGCTTTTTGCCTGGTATCGATTTGTTGTCGGGGCAGCTGTAATATTTTTATCATTTATAAAAAGCTAAAAATTAAGAAACTCCTGAAATTAAGAAATTAATTCAGGGGTTTTTTTCTGTTTAAAAGGGAAATGGAAATATTTGTAGTATATGTTATTAAAAGGAGGTGTAAAAAATCGGCAAGTAGCCGGTTAACTATATGCTGCAATTAAAAAGCCGTATAAAATGTGAAATAGTGGGGATCGTTTTAATAGCCTTGGGCGTTTTAGCTATGATAAGTCTCTTATATCCTTCAATCGGCATAGTAGGATATTTAATGGAAGTATTTCTTAAGGCTGCCGTGGGTGAGGCTCGTTTTCTTTTTCCTTTAATATTAGGAATTGTAGGCTTTAAACTAATCAGAAAACCTTTCAAAGTTAAAAAAAGTACTAAAATTTATGGAATTATTTTAATGTTTACTGTAATATTAGCCTTTTTGCATATGCAATTGGCTCCAAGAGGCTATTTTGAGTTAGGATTTAAAGGTGTCGGTGGCGGCCTTATTGGTGCTGTAATGATTTTTCTAATGACTAAATCCTTTGGGACGATAGGGGCATATATTATTCTATCAACTTTACTTTTGGTAGCTTTAATGTTAATCACAAATCTTTCTTTAATTACTCTACTGAAAAATGTTTGGGTAAAAAGCAAATTATATATAAAAAAAACTAAGCAATTAATTATTAACTTTTTATATGAAGAAATAGATGAGGAAGTTGAAGAACACGAAATATTTAAAACCACCAAAATAATAAAATTTCCTAAGCAAACAAATAAATATCAGGATGAGGGTAATGTGAGTGCTGACAATAATTTGACTGATGAAGAAGAAAAGACTGAACCTTTAGAATTGAGTCCGGCTCTAAATCTGGATTTTAATCAGGATGGAGATGGGCAGGAGAAGCAAGCTGCTGAGCAGCAAAAAACTGTCTCTTTTCAAAAAAACCAGGTTATAAATGGAGAGCAATTAACTTTATCCTTTAGAGAGCAAACAGGTAATTTTTTGTTACCACCGTTAGAGCTTTTACAACAACCTTCAAAAATAAAGAATAATAAGGTTAATAAAGATATATCAAATAATGTTAAAATCCTGGAGGAAACTCTTGGCAGTTTTGGTGTAAGGGCCAGGGTAACCCAGGTATCCAGGGGGCCTGCTATAACACGTTACGAGATTCAGCCGCCTCCCGGAATTAAAGTCAGCCGGATTGTAGGTTTGGCAGATGATATTGCCTTAAGTATGGCTGCCCCTGATGTGCGTATTGAGGCTCCTATTCCCGGAAAGGCAGCGGTGGGAATCGAAGTTCCGAACAAAGAAATTTCCAGGGTGTATTTACGAGAATTGCTGGAAACCCGTGACTTTCAGCAATCTACCTCCCGACTTACGGTCTCTTTGGGAAAAGATATCGCCGGTAATCCGATTGTTGCAGATTTGAGTAAGATGCCGCATTTACTAATTGCAGGGGCCACCGGTTCAGGAAAAAGTGTGTGTATGAATACCCTTATAGCAAGTATTCTTTTTAAGGCTTCTCCTGAGGAAGTTAAATTTTTAATTATTGATCCTAAAATGGTTGAACTTACTACTTATAATGGGGTTCCTCATCTGGTATCACCAATAGTGACTGACCCCAAAAAAGCTGCTACTGCACTGCGCTGGGCAGTTAAGGAAATGGAGAGTCGTTATAAGCTTTTTGCCGCAGAAGGAGTAAAGGATATCCTGAGGTACAATAAGCTTTTGCAAAGTCGTAAAGACGTAAAAGAAAATAATAAAACGTTACCACTAATAGTTATTTTAATTGATGAGTTAGCCGATTTAATGATGGTAGCCCCGGCTGATGTAGAAGATGCTATTTGTCGTTTGGCGCAGATGGCCCGGGCTGCAGGTATACATTTAGTTGTGGCCACTCAAAGACCGTCAGTGGATGTGATAACCGGGTTAATTAAAGCCAATATACCTTCTCGTATTTCATTTGCTGTATCATCACAAATTGATTCCCGGACTATTTTAGATATGAGCGGGGCGGAAAAACTTTTAGGCAAGGGGGACATGCTCTTTTTTCCCATCGGTGCTTCTAAACCTATAAGGGTTCAAGGTGCGTATTTATCCGATACTGAAGTTGAAAACCTGGTAAATTATCTTAAAAAGCAGTCAGCTCCTGTTTTTGTGGAGGATGTTGCCGAGGAAAGCGTTGGGGCAAACAGTGGAGTTGAGTTTGAAGATGAGTTATTACCCCGGGCTGTGGAAATATTTATTGAAAGCGGACAGGCTTCGATTTCTATGCTGCAGCGAAGGTTGCGTATAGGTTATGCAAGGGCAGCCAGGTTAATCGATATTATGGAACAAAAAGGTATTGTCGGACAGTTTGAAGGGAGTAAACCTAGGACTATTTTAATTAATGAGGAAGATTATCACCAGATGTTTAACTGCCGGTAAAAACATGTTTTGACAATGGTGGATGAGATATGATAAAATTATCTGTTGAAATTTCCTTGATTCTTGAAATGGAAGTGTTAACAGTGTATAGAGAGATTGATATAGAAAAAGTTTTTACAGATTCTGATACAGTTTTGGTTGATGTGCGTTCTGAAAATGAGTTCGCTGAAGATACTATTCCCGGTGCTGTAAACATCCCTCTTTTGAGCAACGAACACCGGACCATGGTTGGTACAGTATATAAGCAGGAAGGTCCGCAAATGGCCAGGCGTTTAGGTTTAGAGTTGGTGTCGCCTAAACTGCCCAAGATGGTAGATGATTTTGCAGCTGCTGCCAAAGATAGGGACGTAACGGTTTTTTGCTGGCGGGGTGGAGACCGGAGCCGATTTACCGCGTCTCTTTTGGCTAATATGGGATTTAAGGTGAAACGGGTGCTGGGAGGTTATAAAGCTTACCGGCGTGTGGTGCACAAGTATTTAGAGCAAGAGTGCCTGCCGCAAAAGGCAGTGGTTTTGCATGGCCTAACCGGAGTAGGTAAAACGGAGGTTATTGATGGACTTAATAAAGAAGGGATCCCTGCTCTTGATTTAGAGGGTATGGCAGTCCACCGGGGGTCTGTTTATGGGAAGATTGGTCTGCCCCCTTCTCCCAGTCAGAAGCAATTTGAAAGTAGGATTTTTGAGTTTTTCCGCCGTCACGGTCAGCAGGGGGTTTTTGTAGTTGAATGTGAGAGCCGCCGTCTGGGCAAGTTGCTGGTCCCCAGCTCATTAATGACTACGATGCGCCGGGGCTATAGCATTTTATTATACGCTGATTTGGAGACCCGTGTGGAGCGTATTGAAAGAGTTTACACTGATGGGCCGAATCATAACATTGAAGAACTTCAAGAGGCAACTGCTTCATTGTTAAAACGCTTAGGAAAAAATAAAACTGCTGAACTAAATGAAATGCTGGCCGCAAAAAAATTCAAAGAGGTCTTTAGATACTTATTGACAGATTATTATGATCCATTGTATAAATACCCTGAAGGGCCTGCTAAGGATTATGATTTATCAGTAAACACTGCTAAAGTAGAGGAAGCGGTAGCTAAAATTAAAAAATTTGTAATAAATTTGCCTGAATACCGGGGGATGAAGCAGGAGGTGGGGTAATGGAAATTGGTTCTATACTGAGACAAACCCGGGAAGCCAAGGGGTTATCTTTGCAGCAGGCCGAAGAAGAAACAAAAATTCGCCGCAAATATCTTGAAGCTTTGGAAAATGAAAAATTTGATGTTTTACCAGGCCCCGTTTATGTAAAGGCTTTCATCAAAACCTATGCCAAGTATTTGGGACTTAACGGTGAGGAACTGGTGGCCGGCTTGACCGGTCAAGCAGCGGAAGAGATTCCGGTTTTTATAAAAAAGGCAGAAAACACCTTAATGGATAGACCTGCTTTTACCTGGAAACCCCGGTATTGGCGTTATTTAGCGGCTATTTTTCTTGTGGGAGTAATAGCGCTATTCGGAGCTGCTTATAAGGAAAATAACAGCTTTTTGACAGAGCGCCGGACGGGAACACCGCAACAGTCAGAGCAGACTGACCGCGAGGATGTAAACCATAATAATATTGAGAACAATAATAAACAGTCTGCGGACAATAATACAACCACTGAAGATGAGCAAGGGGTAAACTTAAGATTAAACGTTACTTCCGAACGATGCTGGATGCTGGTCAAGGTAGATGGAAATATAGCTTTTGAGGGTACTCTCCCAGCCGGTCAGTCCAAGGATTTTACCGCTCAGGAAGAAATATGGTTTAAACTTGGCAATACCGGTGCTGTACAGGTTGTGGTAAACGGTGAAAACCATGGTTATCTGGACAAGAATGCAACAATTAATGATTATACGGTAAATAAATCAGGCTTGCAGCAAGGATAAATATAAACCCACCTCTGGTGGGTTTTTGCGTGAAAAGAATTTTATGAGTTATAAGGAATATTTAGTAGAGAAAAAATTGTCTTTGCGTTTAACCTGCTAATTAAAGCAGTATTTGGGGATTGCTGAAATCTAATCTCGTAAGCACGGTTACCAATAGGATTTATCTGACTGATATGTTTTAGATTAACAATGAAACTCTTATGTGACTGAAAAAATTGAGGAAAATCCAACTTGTTTTTTAAACTCATTAAGTTTTCTGTAGTTTCGTACTTATTGTCCTGGGTTAATATAATTGATTTATTGTTTTTTCGTTCTATCATAATAATTGAATCAACATCAATGAAGGTAACGGAGGAGCCTGTCTTAATAAAAATCTTATCCCTTGAAGTAAGTATATTTTTGATTTCCGCCATTTGCTGCTGAGATTTTTCTTGTAAATCATATATTTTCTTGAAGGTTTTTAGTAATCGGGACATGCGAACAGGTTTAACTATATAGTCAATAGCGGAAAGTTCAAAGGCATCTAAGGCGAATTCGTTATGACCGGTAAGAAATATTATATATGGGTTATGACCTAACTCTATTACTCTGCTAACTGCTGTTCGACCGTCAATCTCCGGCATTTCAATGTCCACAAATAAGATGTCAGGATCTGTATTTTTTACTAACTCAATTAATTCATTACCGTTAGCTACATCTCCAATCAACTCCACATTATCAATTTTAGATAGCAAGTCCTTTATATATTTTCTTGTACTGTTATCATCCTCGGCAACAGCTACTCTTAATTTTGTTTTTAACATGAATTTAACCATTAGGATCTAATTGTTTTCTTAAGTGATTCCGGTGCTTTCGGCTGGTATAGAGTCCAGAAACTGGCGGATTGTATTTCTGTAGCAGCGATAAAAGCAAAAACAGTAGCAATTAAACCAAATAATTTTTTGTTAAATTTTTTCAGCATGACCCAGACCTCCTTTCTTCAATTTCAATAAAAAATCAACTTGATTTATAAAGTAACAACCCAGAGGGGTTACCGTAAATCCTTGCCATAATAATCCGGCAGTTGAGGCTAAAATAAAGGAGAACACTTTGGCATTTGGATAAAACAAAAGTATTGGAATACAAATAACAAAATGTGTAGTGATAATGGAAAACGAGAAAAATTTAAATCTCTTCTTTTCATAGTAAGTTGTTAAAGGCCTCTCTTCATTACCTGTGGGTATCCATAGTATACAAATAATTAACAGGAAAAACGTGGCAGAGGTAACCATGGTAAGTACTGCTTGTGCAGTAATTAAAGGTTCTAAAGATTTTACCAGCATCCCAAGCAGGGAAAATAAAATCGTGCTGGTTATCAGACACCGGGTATAAGAACTACAATGGATCCCGCCGGAAAAACTTCTTAATAAGGCGCTAAAAACGACTAAGACCATGGTTTCATAAAAAGTATCAAAATATAGAGAAACCAGTGAAATGGAAGCAAATTAAATTAAAGATCGAATCATAATTTCAATGCCATAAGTTATAGACTCATTCTGGTTTAGTTTTTCCGCATGTGAAGCTATGTAATTCCCAATACAGGTTGAAATACGGGTAATCAAATGATTCCCCCCTATGCAGGTAATATCACGATAAATTCCGTGCCACTATCTTTTTTACTATGCACAGCTATCTCTCCCTTATTTTTTTCAACAAGCTTCTTGACGGTGGTAAGTCCAAGGCCGTCATGTTTTGACTTATCCTTTGATGAATAATTTTCTTCAAATATTTTCCCTAAATCATTTTCTGCTAAAATCGGTTCCGGATTGGATACTTTAAACATAAAAAACTTTTCAAAGCGGGAAATTTGGAAAAGTACTATTCGTTTCTTCTGCTCCAGATGTTCTACAGCTTCAATGGCGTTATCAATGAGATTTCCAAGGATGGTGACTAATTCATGAGGCTTAATTTTTATGCTGGCTAATGAAGCTTGCGCAGTTATTTGCAGACTGACCTTCTTTGAATTTGCCACAGCCTGTTTTGCTTTTAACAAAGCTGCAACTGCGGAATGTTCTAAGCGGATTAATTCATTTAGTTCCTCGAAGTCATCCAGGACCGGATCCAGGTAAGCTACCGTTTCAGTCACGCCGCTGTTATGACACATGGTATATACTGTCTGAAGGTGGTTATGAAAATTATGCCTTTGTGCTCTATAGGATTCGAAAAGGTCGTCTACGCTTTTAAGATATGAGTTTTGAGCAATTATTAAAGCTTCATTCTCAGCCATTAAAAACAGTCGCCTTATTAAAATTACGGAGGAAATAAGACTCAGGGCTAAAAACAGGTTAAAGATAACCGGATTTATTTCCATGATCCTATATATAAAGTGTGCCTTATTAAAAAAACTTGTAATATTAAAGAACGCTATAAAGAACATTTGTAAAAAGACAATTATAATCAAGGCCATGTTTGATTTTGATATAACTGCTGTGTCTAATTTTATTAAAAACCATTTCTTCTTTTGAGCTAAAGTACCTAAAACAGCAAAGGTAAACATATGTGGGTATCCGATAAAAGTTCGGGTGAATTGTCTTTTTAGGATATTTTCTATAGATAAGTTAAATATTGCTGCTAAAAGCGGTAGAAAAATACTTTCTAAAATGCCGAGAGAAATAATTCCGAAAGCAGCAATTATAAATGATCTTACAAAATTGATTCTTAAGACAATTCGTAAGCTTATAGTTAAAACCATTAAGCCTAAAACGGTATGAAAGCCAAAAGGCAAATAAAAACGAAATACGGCCAGTATTAAGCTGTTAAGTATTCCTAATAGAATGATTTTTCCGAATTTTTCGCTTACACTGTATCCAAGCAGGATTAAGCTTGAATAAATTAATATAACAGCCTCTGGTATTGATTGAAAAACTAACGAGAATAAAGGCAATTTATCCAAGAAACTTCCTCCCTTACGAAATATATTAAACTATTTTGTGAGAAATCCTGCTGTTATCCGGCGATTTGCCGCTTTATTGTATTGAAATGCACATGTTGAGGTAACAAAAGCCGTATTTCAAGGTTAAACGGTAAGAAGGGGTAAAGACTAAGTCCTTACCCCTTCTTACCATTTAAAGCTATAAAGCGGCAATATAGATCGGTAATGCGGCATTATACGTGAGTGCGGGAGGATTTGA
The sequence above is a segment of the Desulfolucanica intricata genome. Coding sequences within it:
- a CDS encoding ClpP family protease translates to MSYEELIGQNPGVFPFTPNQPGVNPPHPPEHQPDNPDPAKKGKRVQGRSKDTMNTVKELGSTDLPEVKSNIHCLTIVGQVEGHLVLPPQNKTTKYEHIIPQLVALEQSKEIEGVLIILNTVGGDVEAGLAIAEMIAGLSKPTVSVVLGGGHSIGVPIATSSSYSFIAETASMTIHPIRLNGLVIGVPQTYEYLDKMQDRVVRFVTEHSHCTQEKFRELMFRTGELARDIGTVLIGKEAVDVGLIDEVGGLGRAVSKLNELIDEWKQRGEVPLQ
- a CDS encoding EFR1 family ferrodoxin (N-terminal region resembles flavodoxins. C-terminal ferrodoxin region binds two 4Fe-4S clusters.), encoding MYFSPTGTTKKIVSGIIKKFSENIDKDITINNIDFTLPAVRKETISFTEEDIVIIGVPVYAGRVPNVLLKYLNSIAGNGAIAIAVVVYGNRNYDDALIELKDILELNGFKVIAGCAFIGEHSFSKTLAKNRPDEKDMAIVSDFANRIYNKITQEDNVQTVFVKGNKPYRKYYMPINKDGIPVDIRKVTPKTNSNCIDCKLCADVCPMGSIDYEDVSKLNGICIKCGACIKKCPTQAKYFDDEDYLRHKHELEVDFANRREPELFL
- a CDS encoding ribonuclease J, giving the protein MARDLKLSLIPLGGLGEVGKNMMVVRYGENLLVIDAGLMFPEEDMLGIDLVIPDITYLLENKDLVRGIVLTHGHEDHIGALPYVLRKINVPVYGTKLTLGLLQVKLKEQNLMNDVVLHTVKPRDTVNIGPFKVEFIRVSHSIPDAVSVAIQTPIGTIVHTGDFKIDQTPIDGEVTDFYRFAQLGEKGVLVLLSDSTNVERPGYTKSERTVGKFFDDTFRTAEERIIVATFASNVHRLQQVITNAHKYGRKVAVVGRSMVNVVNIAYDLGYLYVPEGTLIELDEAKKLPGDQVVIMTTGSQGEPMSALTRMAMADHRQVEIMPGDTIIISATPVPGNEKLVARIIDLLFKRGAHVFYESFSGIHASGHPSQEELKLMFNLTRPKFFVPVHGEYRMLVKHAELARGMGIPSDRIFVAENGQILEFTRKQGRVAGRVTAGKILVDGLGVGDVGNIVLRDRKQLSQDGILIVVVTINRETGLVVAGPDIVSRGFVYVRESESLMEDARSRVKIALDKCSERNITEWAAIKSQVRDALVKFLYERTRRRPMILPIIMEV
- a CDS encoding undecaprenyl-diphosphate phosphatase, with product MTVFQALILGIVQGLGEFLPISSSAHLVLIPWAFNWPYAGLTFDVALHMGTLFAVVAFFWKDWVLLAWNGLTLKNNNEGKLFWYLVLATIPGAAFGWYFEEQAETIFRTPLLIGTMLIVMGVILFIVDKTASNLKNIAQISLPDSIWIGLSQAFAIIPGVSRSGVTMTMARFLGMSRESAARFSFLLSTPIIFGAGVVQLKNISPGDITTAFLVGVISSAIVGFLSIKFLLQYLAERSFALFAWYRFVVGAAVIFLSFIKS
- a CDS encoding YlzJ-like family protein; translation: MILYTPMQLELVFEGLEPQQETDYRKVSYQGIPLLVNSAGEVVRVLSTDPNDFMRPDICPGAKINQCMFK
- the dapA gene encoding 4-hydroxy-tetrahydrodipicolinate synthase, yielding MAVDFGRILTAMVTPFNQDLQVDLNLAKNLARHLVKLGNDGIVVSGTTGESPTITKQEKLDLFKAVVEEVGGQATVVAGTGGNNTAESVELTKEAEKLGVDGVMLVVPYYNKPSQEGLYQHFKVVAESTDLPVILYNIPGRSAINMTPATVARLAEIDNIVGIKEAAGNMDQVAELKRLLPSDFAIYSGDDSLTLPMLSVGCKGIISVAGHIIADKIKEMINAYTSGNITLAAELHLKLFPVFKGMFITSNPTPVKTALNMIGVQVGGVRLPLVNATEQEKETIKNLLKEFNLI